The following proteins come from a genomic window of Natrinema saccharevitans:
- the thsA gene encoding thermosome subunit alpha, producing the protein MFIMSEDSQRTQGRDAQSSNIMAGKAVAESVRTTLGPRGMDKMLVDSGGDVVITNDGATILNEMDIEHPAAQMIVEVSDTQEEEVGDGTTTAAVLAGNLLGEAEDLIEQDVHATTIVEGYHEAAEIALEAIDEQVNEADVDDEILRQVAQSSMTGKGTGGLTAESLAETVVEAIRHVDTDEGVARDNVTVHTQIGASSNATELVPGIVVDEEPAHDGMPSAVEDASIAILDVELDVRTGDVDAEYAIDSIDQLNAAIDAEEGELEGYAETVAASGADVVFTTEDVHDRVANALANEGVLVFEGLGDSDARQVASATGARRVGDLDDLEDEDLGAADRIRTENFGDDDLAFVEGGAAAETVTVFVRGGTEHVVDELERAIGDALDVVATALESGEVVPGAGATEIAIADMIREEAAGIEGRKQLAVTAFADAVDIVPRTLAANTGRDPIDALVDLRAAHDSEGRAGLITDADEVTIDDPFEYGVVDPADVKREAVESATEAATMIARIDDVIAAE; encoded by the coding sequence ATGTTCATTATGAGCGAGGACAGTCAGCGAACGCAGGGTCGGGACGCCCAGTCGTCCAACATCATGGCCGGCAAGGCCGTGGCCGAGTCGGTACGGACGACGCTCGGGCCCCGCGGCATGGACAAGATGCTCGTCGACTCCGGCGGGGACGTCGTCATCACCAACGACGGCGCGACCATTCTCAACGAGATGGACATCGAACACCCCGCGGCCCAGATGATCGTCGAAGTCTCCGACACCCAGGAGGAGGAAGTCGGCGACGGGACGACCACCGCCGCGGTACTGGCCGGCAACCTGCTGGGTGAGGCCGAGGACCTGATCGAACAGGACGTCCACGCGACGACGATCGTCGAGGGCTACCACGAGGCCGCCGAGATCGCCCTCGAGGCGATCGACGAGCAGGTCAACGAGGCCGACGTCGACGACGAAATCCTCCGACAGGTCGCCCAGTCGAGCATGACCGGCAAGGGCACCGGCGGACTCACCGCCGAGTCCCTGGCCGAGACCGTCGTCGAGGCGATTCGCCACGTCGATACCGACGAGGGCGTCGCCCGCGACAACGTCACCGTTCACACCCAGATCGGTGCGTCCTCGAACGCGACCGAACTCGTCCCCGGGATCGTCGTCGACGAGGAGCCCGCCCACGACGGCATGCCGAGCGCGGTCGAGGACGCGTCGATCGCCATCCTGGACGTCGAACTCGACGTCCGGACCGGCGACGTCGACGCCGAGTACGCCATCGACTCGATCGACCAGCTCAACGCCGCCATCGACGCCGAGGAGGGCGAACTCGAGGGTTACGCCGAGACCGTCGCCGCCAGCGGGGCCGACGTCGTCTTCACGACCGAAGACGTCCACGACCGCGTCGCGAACGCGCTGGCCAACGAAGGCGTTCTCGTCTTCGAAGGGCTGGGCGACAGCGACGCGCGACAGGTCGCGTCGGCGACCGGCGCGCGCCGCGTCGGCGATCTCGACGACCTCGAGGACGAGGACCTCGGCGCCGCCGACCGGATCCGCACCGAGAACTTCGGCGACGACGACCTGGCGTTCGTCGAGGGCGGCGCGGCCGCCGAGACGGTCACCGTCTTCGTCCGCGGCGGCACCGAACACGTCGTCGACGAACTCGAGCGCGCCATCGGCGACGCCTTAGACGTCGTCGCGACGGCGCTCGAGTCGGGCGAGGTCGTCCCCGGCGCGGGCGCGACCGAGATCGCGATCGCGGACATGATCCGCGAGGAAGCCGCCGGTATCGAGGGCCGCAAACAGCTCGCCGTGACGGCCTTCGCCGACGCGGTCGACATCGTCCCGCGGACGCTCGCGGCCAACACCGGCCGCGACCCCATCGACGCGCTCGTGGACCTCCGTGCCGCCCACGACTCCGAGGGTCGTGCGGGCCTGATCACCGACGCTGACGAGGTCACGATCGACGACCCCTTCGAGTACGGCGTCGTCGATCCCGC
- a CDS encoding amidohydrolase family protein has product MLELEHGFRVVDVATRLPPADGTGGPGVPTITADRLEREMHQAGITGSIVFPPSLPEADYLAPNNGVARRSVDRPFVAFARINGTETPGQTATDRLRNAVSGREDRHTSPSDVEKFAYDDRFHGFVLDPAVDGYPDEDVLAALENVDLPVIVRGGVDAPPETLAETLLGRSFPVVVGRFGGHPLNRELMDEMIDLLDEYDDCYLETSFVRYREQLERAVLEHPDRVFFGSGAPDCHPNVAVMEILTLDVSEDMLRRAFSKNACRVIDALAPEADNWN; this is encoded by the coding sequence ATGCTGGAGCTGGAACACGGGTTCCGCGTCGTCGACGTCGCGACGCGGCTGCCGCCGGCCGACGGTACGGGGGGCCCCGGCGTGCCGACGATCACCGCGGACCGCCTCGAGCGGGAGATGCATCAGGCGGGGATCACGGGGTCGATCGTCTTCCCGCCCTCGCTCCCCGAAGCGGACTATCTCGCGCCGAACAACGGCGTCGCCAGACGCAGCGTCGACCGGCCGTTCGTCGCTTTCGCCCGGATCAACGGCACCGAGACGCCGGGCCAAACGGCCACCGACCGGCTGCGCAACGCCGTCTCCGGCCGCGAGGACCGCCACACCTCGCCGAGCGACGTCGAGAAGTTCGCCTACGACGACCGCTTTCACGGGTTCGTCCTCGACCCCGCCGTCGACGGCTACCCCGACGAGGACGTGCTGGCGGCGCTCGAGAACGTCGACCTCCCCGTGATCGTCCGCGGCGGCGTCGACGCGCCCCCCGAGACGCTCGCCGAGACGCTGCTCGGCCGGTCGTTCCCCGTCGTCGTCGGCCGGTTCGGCGGCCACCCGCTGAATCGGGAGCTGATGGACGAGATGATCGACCTCCTCGACGAGTACGACGACTGCTACCTCGAGACGAGTTTCGTCCGCTACCGCGAGCAACTCGAGCGCGCCGTACTCGAGCATCCGGACCGCGTCTTCTTCGGCAGCGGTGCCCCGGACTGTCACCCCAACGTCGCGGTCATGGAGATCCTCACGCTGGACGTCTCCGAGGACATGCTGCGCCGCGCGTTCTCGAAGAACGCCTGCCGCGTGATCGACGCGCTCGCGCCGGAAGCGGACAACTGGAACTGA
- a CDS encoding glycerate kinase type-2 family protein translates to MIADRDRLATSDARETALACVEAGIEAGHPRTVVREAVSLEGETLRVADATYDLEAYAEIVVLGGGNAAAHVAAALEEILGDRIDGGVVVTDDPVETERVTVREGDHPTPSERGVAGTRALLEAAAAAGEDALVLAAITGGGSALMAAPAGDVSLAALQSTTEALLESGADIGEINAVRKHLSALKGGRLARRAAPATVAGVILSDVVGNDPSVLASGPAAPDESTFTDARSVLERYGIDVPEAVRERLERGAAGEIDETPGPADPAFERVSNHVVADGMTVLEAARDAAAERGYEPLVLSSRVRGEAREAATTHVAIAEEIRATGTPIEPPAAVLSGGETTVTVRGDGAGGPNQEFATSAALSLAASGTDAAVAAVDTDGIDGATDAAGALVDGATVEDPDAARAALADNDVCPYLESGNGLVLTGPTGTNLNDLRVLVVQ, encoded by the coding sequence GTGATCGCGGACCGCGACCGACTCGCGACGAGCGACGCCCGCGAGACCGCGCTCGCCTGCGTCGAAGCCGGCATCGAGGCGGGGCATCCACGCACTGTCGTCCGCGAGGCCGTCTCGCTCGAGGGCGAGACCCTTCGCGTCGCCGACGCGACCTACGACCTCGAGGCGTACGCCGAGATCGTCGTCCTCGGGGGCGGCAACGCCGCGGCCCACGTCGCCGCGGCGCTCGAGGAGATCCTGGGCGATCGGATCGACGGGGGCGTGGTCGTCACGGACGACCCCGTCGAGACCGAGCGCGTGACGGTCCGCGAGGGCGACCATCCGACGCCGAGCGAGCGCGGGGTCGCGGGAACGCGGGCCCTGCTCGAGGCGGCGGCCGCGGCCGGCGAGGACGCGCTCGTGCTGGCGGCGATCACCGGCGGCGGCAGCGCGCTCATGGCCGCGCCCGCCGGCGACGTGTCGCTGGCCGCCCTGCAGTCGACGACCGAGGCCTTGCTCGAGAGCGGGGCCGACATCGGCGAGATCAACGCGGTCCGCAAGCACCTCTCGGCGCTGAAGGGCGGCCGACTGGCCCGCCGGGCCGCCCCCGCGACGGTCGCCGGCGTGATCCTCAGCGACGTGGTCGGGAACGACCCGAGCGTGCTCGCCAGCGGCCCGGCCGCCCCCGACGAGTCGACGTTCACCGACGCGCGCTCCGTCCTCGAGCGCTACGGGATCGACGTGCCCGAGGCCGTCCGCGAGCGCCTCGAGCGCGGCGCGGCCGGCGAGATCGACGAGACGCCGGGGCCGGCCGATCCGGCGTTCGAGCGCGTCTCGAATCACGTCGTCGCGGACGGGATGACCGTCCTCGAGGCGGCGCGGGACGCGGCGGCCGAGCGGGGGTACGAGCCGCTGGTTCTCTCCTCGCGCGTCCGCGGCGAGGCCCGCGAGGCGGCGACGACCCACGTCGCGATCGCAGAGGAGATCCGGGCCACCGGGACGCCGATCGAACCGCCGGCCGCGGTCCTTTCCGGCGGCGAGACGACGGTGACGGTCCGCGGCGACGGGGCGGGCGGTCCGAACCAGGAGTTCGCGACGAGCGCGGCGCTGTCGCTCGCGGCGAGCGGAACCGACGCCGCGGTCGCCGCGGTCGACACCGACGGTATCGACGGGGCGACCGACGCGGCCGGCGCGCTGGTCGACGGGGCGACCGTCGAGGACCCCGACGCGGCGCGGGCGGCGCTGGCCGACAACGACGTCTGTCCGTACCTCGAGTCCGGAAACGGCCTCGTTCTCACGGGGCCGACGGGGACGAACCTGAACGATCTGCGGGTGCTGGTCGTTCAGTAG